TATCAGCCGATCCGGCAGGGAAGAAGAAGCCGCAGCCGCAAAGCGGACGGGATCGACGGCTTTCCCCTTCACAGGGGGGAACTGCCCCGTTTCACGCGGCGATGAGCTCAGAGTGGGCGCTCCATCTTCGGCGCTCCCGGACATCGCTTCACGATGTCCTGACGCTCAGCAGCCGAGCTTCGCTCGGCTTAGACGCTGAACGAGTTTCCGCAGCCGCAGGAAGAGGTGGCGTTCGGGTTCTTCACCTGGAACGCGGCGCCGACCATTTCCTCGACATAGTCGAGCTGGCTGCCCTTCAGGAACTCCAGCGAGGTGGCGTCGACCAGGACGGCGGCGCCGTCGCGTTCGATGACGAGGTCGTCCTCGTTACGCCCTTCCTCGAATGAGAAATTGTACTGGAAGCCCGAGCAGCCGCCGCCCAGGACCGCCACCCGCATCATCACGGGCTTGGGCTCCCGGGACGCCAGGAAGGCGATCCGCTTGGCCGCGCTGGAGGAGACGGAGAAGGTCGTTGCTTCGGTGGTCATGACCACAAGATGTGGTTGGCGAAGCGATTCGTCAATCCCGACAAGAACCCTAGGGAATTAGGGATTTCTTCCGTTCCCGGGCCCGGACCCGCTCGCGGTGGAGGATGTAGAGGCCCGATCCCATGACCAGCGGCAGGCCGTACCACACCGTCCAGGAGGGCTCTTCCTTGAACCAGAGATATCCGAAGGCCACGGCCAGGACGATCGACACATAGTCAAAGGGCGCGAGAACGGCCGCGGGGGCCAGTCGCCAGGCCCTCGTGATCAGGATTTGGGCGAAGCCGCCCAGCAGGCCGAGCGTCAGCAGCCAGACCCAGTCCATCGCCGGCGGCCAGATCCAGTCGGGAATGGCGCAGGCCAGCGAGATCGCGGTGCCCACGATCGCGAACCAGAACAGCGTCACCACGTCGGGATCGTGCCGGCTGAGCAGGCGGACCATCACGGTCGAGAGCGAGTAGCAGAAGGTCGCCGCCAGGATGATGAGCGAGACGGCGTGGAACTCGATGCCCCAGGGATCGAGCATGATCAGCACGCCGGCGAAGCCGACGCCGACGGCGGTCCAGCGCCGCCAGCCAACCGGTTCCCCCAGGATCAGCACCGACAGGGCGACCATGAAGAGCGGGGCGGAAAAGGAGATGGCGTAGGCGTCGACCAGCGGCATGCGCGGAAAGGCATAGAAGAAGCCGAACATGCTGCCGAAGCCGATGGCCACGCGCAGCGCCTGCAGTCCGGGCCGGTTGCTGCGCAGCACCTTGAGGCCGCCGGCGTGCCAGATCAGGACCGCGACCGGCAGCAGGGCGACGCCGCTGCGGAAGACCATGAGCTGGAAGGAGCCATAGGTGCCGCCCAGCCCCTTCACCATCGCGTCCATCGTGCAGAACAGCACGAGGGCGCTCAGCTTGAAGTAGATGCCGTGAAGGGCGGTCTGGCGAGGGGCGTCCGACAAGCTGCGCTATTTGGCTTGGCCGTCATCCTCTGTAAAGTGAGTTCGTGGGAGAGCAGGGGGCGACAGGCACATGAGCTGGTTGATGCGCGGCATCAACGCACCGCGCGCGCCGGTCTTTGTCGCGCTGCTGGTGTTGCTTGGCGCGCTGGCGCTGCGCATTGCCGATCCGGCCGCGGTCACCCGTCTGCGCGACTTCGCCTTCGACAGCTACCAGCGGATCCAGCCGCGGACCTATAATCCCGAGACTCCGGTGCGCATCGTCGACATCGACGAGGCGTCGCTTCAGGAATTCGGACAGTGGCCGTGGCCGCGCACCATCGTCGCGCGCCTGGTCGACAAGCTCACCGAGAAGGGTGCCGTCGTGGTGGCCTTCGACGCGGTGTTCGCCGAGCCGGACCGCTCGTCGATCAGTCGCATGGTGCGCGACCTGGTGGCCTTCACCGATCCCGAGACCGTGCAGAAGCTGGCCGCCGCCGTGCAGGACAACGACAAGGTGCTGGCCGATGCCATGGCCCAGTCGCGCGTCGTCGCGGGCTTCGGCTTCGACGTGAAGGGCACTGGCAAGCCGCCGCGCACCTTCCACGGCGTCGCCTTCGCCGGTGACCAGCCCAGCCAGTTCCTGCCGCAGCAGGGTGGCACCGTGAAATCCATCGACATCCTGGAGGCAGCGGCCAAGGGCAACGGCAGCGTCAACACCGACGTCGACAGCATCGTTATCCGTCGCGTGCCGATGATGTTCCGGGTGGCGGGATACGATGGCCTGTTTCCCGCACTGTCGATCGAGGCGTTGCGCGTCGCGCAGGAGGCCTCGACCTATCTGATCAAGTCCTCGGGCGCCAGCGGGGAGATGTCGTTCGGCGAGAAGACCGGCATCGTCGCGATCAGGACCGGCAATCTCGAAGTGCCGACCGACGCACGCGGCCGCCTCATTGTCTACGACACCGGCCACAAGGAGGAGCGGTTCATTTCCGCCCGCGCCATACTGAACGACGAGGTGCCGGCGGAAAAGATCGAAGGCAACGTCTTCTTCGTGGGCACCAGCGCCATCGGTCTGAAAGATCTGCGCAACACCCCGGTCCAGGACGCTGTGCCCGGCGTCGAGCTGCATGCCCAGCTCGCCGAGCAGATGCTGGAGCAGAAGTTCCTGGCCCGGCCGGACTATGCCGACGGCGCGGAGTTCCTCTACCTCGCGATCATCGGCCTGCTGCTGGTCGTGCTGCTGCCGCGCCTGTCGGCCGGCAAGATGGCGGTCGTGGCGACGATCTTCATCGGCATTGGCCTCGCCGTGCCGTGGATCGCCTACTCGAACTATCAGCTGCTGTTCGACCCGATCTATCCGCCGGTCACCTTCGCGGCCATCTATGTCGGCGGCACGGCGCTGGCCTTCATGCGCACGGAGCGGGAGCGGGCGGAGATCCGTGGCGCCTTCGGCATGTACCTGTCGCCGGACCTTGTCGAGCAGCTCGCGCGCAATCCGAGTCTGCTGCAGCTCGGCGGCGAGCAGCGCGAGATCACGGTGATGTTCACCGACGTGCGCGGCTTCACCACGATCTCCGAGCAGTTCGATCCGCAAGGGCTGACGCGGTTCATGAATCGCTTCCTGACGCCGATGACGGACCTGATCCTGGGTCTCAAGGGCACCATCGACAAATACATGGGCGACGCCATCATGGCGTTCTGGAATGCGCCGCTGCCGGTCGAGCGCCATGCCGCGCGGGCCTGCGACGCGGCGCTGGCGATGCAGGCCCGCCTCGCGGAGCTGAATGAGGAGTGGAAGGCCGAGGCGATAGCCGAGGGGCGCAAGCACATCCCGGTCAATATCGGGGTCGGTCTCAACACCGGCCCCGCCTCGGTGGGCAATTTCGGCTCGACGCAGCGCTTCACCTATTCCTGCCTGGGCGACGACGTGAACCTCGCGTCGCGCCTCGAAGGCCAGTGCAAAACCTACGGCGTCGGCATCATCATCGGCCGCAAGACGCGTGAGGCGGTCGAGGACTATGCGACGGCGGAGATCGACCTCATCACCGTGAAGGGGAAGACCGAGCCCGAGCGGGTGTTCGCGCTGCTGGGCGATCCCGCCGTCGCGCAGACGGACGCCTTTCGCGCACTCCAGGCTTGCCAAGACGAATTCCTCAGGCTCTATCGCACCGGCGGCTTCGCCGAGGCGCTTGAGATGATCGGAACCTGCCAGGCCGCCGCTGAGACGGCGGGCTGGCGCCAGACCTACTACGAGATGATGCGCGGACGACTCGACGCCCTGATCGACGATTCGCCGGTGGACTGGAAGGGAGTCTATGTCGCCAAGGACAAGTGAGCAGGATCGTCGCCTCGCCGCGATCGAAGACCTGGTGTGCCGCGATCTCGGCCGCAAGACGCAGGAACTAATCGACGCCAATCGCGGCGGGCTGGCGGCGGCCGCACGGTCGCTGGCCACGGCCACGCGGGTGGGACTGATCACCGGGTTCTTCGTGCCGCGCGGCGACGTGGCGGCGGCGGAGACCGACGGTCCGGTGGGAACAGCCCTGCTGGCGGCCGCGCTGGTGGCCTGCGGCGTGCCCGCGCGCATCGCCGTCGACACGCCCAGCGTCGAGGCGGTGCGGGCCGCGGTCCGCGCTACGGGCGAGCCCGTGCTGGTCGACGAGATCCCGCTTAATGACGGCAGTGCGATCGACGAGACGGCGCGGCGCTGGCGGGAAGAGAACCTTACTCACGTCGTCGCCATCGAGCGCTGCGGCCCGAGCGCCGACGGCCGGCCGCGCAACATGCGCGGGGTCGACGTGTCGCCGTGGACGGCGCCGCTCGACACGCTGTTCGAGGGCGGCGACTGGGCCAAGCTCGCAGTCGGCGACGGTGGCAACGAGATCGGCATGGGCAAGCTGCCGGCGGGCCTGATCGCGCGACACGTGCCCAACGGCGCGGAGATCGCCAGCGTCACCTCGTGCGATCACCTCGTCGTCGCCGGCGTATCGAACTGGGGCGCCTACGGGCTGATGGCGGCGCTTGCGGTGCTGCGCCCGGACTGGCAGCCGGTCATTGCGAAATTCCTGACGGCGGAACGCGACCTCGCCGTCACGCAGGCGACCGTCGACGATGCGGGTGCGGTCGACGGCGTGACCGCGCTGCGCGAGGCCACGGTCGACGGCTTCGGTCCCGAAATCCACGGACCTCTGGTGGATAAGCTTGGTCGCATTGCACGGGGGGAAGGCGCGGACTAGCTTGCGCGCCATGGAAAATCCCTACGCTCCGACGCATCCCGAGATCCGCGACGCGGTTCGCCAACTCTGCCTGAAGTTCGACGGCGCCTACTGGCGCGAACTCGACCGCGAGCGCGGCTATCCGACCGCCTTCGTGAAGGCGTTGACCGAGGCGGGCTGGCTGTCGATCCTGATCCCTGAGGAATATGGTGGGTCGGGTCTCGGCATCTCGGCGGCGAGTGCGGTGCTGGAGGAGATCCACAAGGCTGGCTGCAACGCCGCCGCCTGCCACGCCCAGATGTACATCATGGGCACGGTGCTGCGGCACGGCAGCAAGGAGCAGAAGGAACGCTACCTTCCCAAGATCGCCACCGGCGAACTGCGCCTGCAGGCCTTCGGCGTCACCGAGCCGTCGAGCGGCACCGATACGCTCAGCCTGCGCACCACGGCGGTGAAGAAGGACAACAGCACCTACGTCGTGAACGGCCAGAAAGTGTGGACCAGCCGCGCCGAGCATTCCGACCTGATGCTGCTGCTCGCCCGCACCACGCCGCGCGACCAAACCAAGAAGAAGACGGAAGGCCTGTCGGTGTTCCTCGTCGACATGCGCTCGGCACTGGGCAAGGGCCTCACCATCCGCCCGATCCGCACGATGATGAACCACAACAGCACCGAAGTGTTCTTCGACAATATGGAAGTGTCGGCCGAGAACCTGATCGGCGAGGAGGGGCAGGGCTTCCGCTACATCCTCTCCGGCATGAATGCCGAGCGCGTACTGATCGCCTCGGAATGCATCGGCGACGGCAAGTGGTTCATCGAGCGGGCGGTGAACTACGCCAAGGAGCGCAAGCTGTTCGGCCGCCCGATCGGCCAGAACCAGGGCGTGCAGTATCCGATCGCCCGCGCCTACACGCAGATCGAGGCGGCCGACCTGATGGTGCGCAAGGCGGCCGCCATGTACGAGGCCGGTATCAACGCTGGCGCCGAGGCCAACATGGCCAAGATGCTGGCGTCGGAAGCCTCCTGGGCCGCGGCCGAGATGTGCGTGCAGACCCATGGCGGCTTCGGCTTCGCCGAGGAATACGACGTCGAGCGCAAATTCCGCGAGGCGCGCCTCTACACCGTGGCACCGATCTCCACGAACATGATCCTGAACTTCGTCGCCGAGCACGTGCTCGGACTGCCGCGGTCGTACTAGGTCGCAAATGTTGCCGTCCTGAGATCCTTCGCGTCGCTCAGGATGACGAAGAGACAGCCTCGACGATCATTCTCTGGAAGTGGATGACGAGGTGTTCGCTGTTGGTCAGGAAGCGGCCCGTGTCCGGGATCCCGCCCAGGAGGCCGCGCTGAACCGAATCGGTCAGCGCGTCGTCTTCCGCCGCTACCTGCTTGTTGAAGGCGACCAGCGACTTTGCGAAGTCCTCGCTCACGCCCGGTCCGAAGAACTGCTCGGAGAAGCCGTTGGTCGCGTTCGGGCCGTTAGGCGTCCAGACGTCGATCGACAGGTTGGGGAAACCCGGATTGATGTTGATCGTCACGTTCGGCCACAGGAAGTGATATTGCGACTGTGTTACCGCGCCGGCGACGTCGTATAGCTCGATCTTGCTCTTTCCTTCGAGGGCGGCCGGCCGGACCTGGCCGCTCTGGCTCGAGAAATGGCCGTGCGTCTTCAGCGTGTAGACGTCGGGCCGCACATCGATGGCGGCGTTGAAGCCGGGATGGGCGACGGCGCAGTGATAGCATTCTAGATAATTCTCGAGCATCGTCTTCCAGTTGGCGCCCGACTGCCATTCCTCTCGGCTGTAGTGGACGAGCGCGTCGAGATCGACGCCGCTCGCGGCGATCAGGTCGAGAACCGGGCCATAGAGCGACTTCGCGCTCGGCGCGTCGGCGTCGAGATTGACGAAGACGAACGGCCCCAGCGTCTCGGCGCGAATCGGCAGCAGCGGAAAGTCGGCGAGATTGAAGTTGGGCTCGGAGGCCGAGCGCGGCACGCGCTTCAGGCCGCCTTCCAGATCGTAG
This DNA window, taken from Reyranella humidisoli, encodes the following:
- the erpA gene encoding iron-sulfur cluster insertion protein ErpA, with the translated sequence MTTEATTFSVSSSAAKRIAFLASREPKPVMMRVAVLGGGCSGFQYNFSFEEGRNEDDLVIERDGAAVLVDATSLEFLKGSQLDYVEEMVGAAFQVKNPNATSSCGCGNSFSV
- a CDS encoding DMT family transporter gives rise to the protein MSDAPRQTALHGIYFKLSALVLFCTMDAMVKGLGGTYGSFQLMVFRSGVALLPVAVLIWHAGGLKVLRSNRPGLQALRVAIGFGSMFGFFYAFPRMPLVDAYAISFSAPLFMVALSVLILGEPVGWRRWTAVGVGFAGVLIMLDPWGIEFHAVSLIILAATFCYSLSTVMVRLLSRHDPDVVTLFWFAIVGTAISLACAIPDWIWPPAMDWVWLLTLGLLGGFAQILITRAWRLAPAAVLAPFDYVSIVLAVAFGYLWFKEEPSWTVWYGLPLVMGSGLYILHRERVRARERKKSLIP
- a CDS encoding CHASE2 domain-containing protein, with the translated sequence MSWLMRGINAPRAPVFVALLVLLGALALRIADPAAVTRLRDFAFDSYQRIQPRTYNPETPVRIVDIDEASLQEFGQWPWPRTIVARLVDKLTEKGAVVVAFDAVFAEPDRSSISRMVRDLVAFTDPETVQKLAAAVQDNDKVLADAMAQSRVVAGFGFDVKGTGKPPRTFHGVAFAGDQPSQFLPQQGGTVKSIDILEAAAKGNGSVNTDVDSIVIRRVPMMFRVAGYDGLFPALSIEALRVAQEASTYLIKSSGASGEMSFGEKTGIVAIRTGNLEVPTDARGRLIVYDTGHKEERFISARAILNDEVPAEKIEGNVFFVGTSAIGLKDLRNTPVQDAVPGVELHAQLAEQMLEQKFLARPDYADGAEFLYLAIIGLLLVVLLPRLSAGKMAVVATIFIGIGLAVPWIAYSNYQLLFDPIYPPVTFAAIYVGGTALAFMRTERERAEIRGAFGMYLSPDLVEQLARNPSLLQLGGEQREITVMFTDVRGFTTISEQFDPQGLTRFMNRFLTPMTDLILGLKGTIDKYMGDAIMAFWNAPLPVERHAARACDAALAMQARLAELNEEWKAEAIAEGRKHIPVNIGVGLNTGPASVGNFGSTQRFTYSCLGDDVNLASRLEGQCKTYGVGIIIGRKTREAVEDYATAEIDLITVKGKTEPERVFALLGDPAVAQTDAFRALQACQDEFLRLYRTGGFAEALEMIGTCQAAAETAGWRQTYYEMMRGRLDALIDDSPVDWKGVYVAKDK
- a CDS encoding glutamate cyclase domain-containing protein, translated to MSPRTSEQDRRLAAIEDLVCRDLGRKTQELIDANRGGLAAAARSLATATRVGLITGFFVPRGDVAAAETDGPVGTALLAAALVACGVPARIAVDTPSVEAVRAAVRATGEPVLVDEIPLNDGSAIDETARRWREENLTHVVAIERCGPSADGRPRNMRGVDVSPWTAPLDTLFEGGDWAKLAVGDGGNEIGMGKLPAGLIARHVPNGAEIASVTSCDHLVVAGVSNWGAYGLMAALAVLRPDWQPVIAKFLTAERDLAVTQATVDDAGAVDGVTALREATVDGFGPEIHGPLVDKLGRIARGEGAD
- a CDS encoding acyl-CoA dehydrogenase family protein; translation: MENPYAPTHPEIRDAVRQLCLKFDGAYWRELDRERGYPTAFVKALTEAGWLSILIPEEYGGSGLGISAASAVLEEIHKAGCNAAACHAQMYIMGTVLRHGSKEQKERYLPKIATGELRLQAFGVTEPSSGTDTLSLRTTAVKKDNSTYVVNGQKVWTSRAEHSDLMLLLARTTPRDQTKKKTEGLSVFLVDMRSALGKGLTIRPIRTMMNHNSTEVFFDNMEVSAENLIGEEGQGFRYILSGMNAERVLIASECIGDGKWFIERAVNYAKERKLFGRPIGQNQGVQYPIARAYTQIEAADLMVRKAAAMYEAGINAGAEANMAKMLASEASWAAAEMCVQTHGGFGFAEEYDVERKFREARLYTVAPISTNMILNFVAEHVLGLPRSY
- a CDS encoding aromatic ring-hydroxylating oxygenase subunit alpha, producing MADNSRPLLAALDRGESLPASWYTDPAITEREIAHVFRKSWNYVGPLSQLNAVGDYITGYAGRVPVAVVRNEKGLAGFVNVCRHRRHEVLKGRGNARSLQCGYHAWTYDLEGGLKRVPRSASEPNFNLADFPLLPIRAETLGPFVFVNLDADAPSAKSLYGPVLDLIAASGVDLDALVHYSREEWQSGANWKTMLENYLECYHCAVAHPGFNAAIDVRPDVYTLKTHGHFSSQSGQVRPAALEGKSKIELYDVAGAVTQSQYHFLWPNVTININPGFPNLSIDVWTPNGPNATNGFSEQFFGPGVSEDFAKSLVAFNKQVAAEDDALTDSVQRGLLGGIPDTGRFLTNSEHLVIHFQRMIVEAVSSSS